One Arthrobacter sp. FW306-07-I genomic window carries:
- a CDS encoding histidinol-phosphate transaminase, giving the protein MTSSETRAGGITPRPVLDRLPRYAAGKPPAAVNGLASYKLSSNENPLPPIPAVLDAIANQKDVNRYPDPLSSKLRAALEEFLDVPAEDIVTGAGSLGALNQILAAFAGQNDDGKADEVIYAWRSFEAYPISVGLAGAESVRIPVTADGRHDLAAMAAAVSARTKVILLCTPNNPTGPALTAAETEAFIRSVPADVVVVIDEAYQEFVRAEDAVDGISLYRKYPNVVVLRTFSKAHGLAGLRVGYSVSHPELTQYLRVAATPFAVSQIAEKAAIVSLENYSQVVERVQKLVAERTRVLAGLRELGWAVPDAQGNFVWLALGAESTAFAEFAGTRALSVRAFAGEGVRVSIGEPEANSRFLQLCADYTKAPASS; this is encoded by the coding sequence ATGACTTCATCTGAGACCAGGGCGGGCGGAATCACGCCGCGCCCGGTGCTGGACCGGCTGCCCCGCTACGCCGCCGGAAAGCCGCCGGCCGCGGTCAACGGACTGGCCAGCTACAAGCTGTCCTCCAACGAAAACCCGCTCCCGCCGATTCCGGCCGTGCTGGACGCCATCGCCAACCAGAAGGACGTCAACCGCTACCCGGATCCCCTGAGCAGCAAGCTCCGTGCCGCGCTCGAAGAGTTCCTTGATGTGCCTGCCGAGGACATCGTGACCGGAGCTGGAAGCCTGGGCGCGTTGAACCAGATCCTGGCCGCCTTTGCCGGCCAGAACGATGACGGCAAGGCTGACGAAGTCATTTACGCGTGGCGCTCCTTTGAGGCGTACCCCATCAGCGTGGGCCTGGCAGGCGCCGAGAGCGTACGGATCCCCGTGACAGCCGACGGACGGCACGACCTCGCAGCCATGGCGGCCGCCGTGAGTGCCCGCACCAAGGTGATCCTGCTCTGCACGCCCAACAACCCCACCGGCCCCGCCCTTACCGCGGCTGAAACGGAGGCCTTCATCCGGTCCGTCCCGGCCGACGTCGTGGTGGTTATCGATGAGGCCTACCAGGAGTTCGTCCGGGCGGAGGATGCAGTGGACGGGATCTCGCTTTACCGCAAATACCCCAACGTTGTGGTGCTCCGGACGTTCTCCAAGGCACATGGCCTGGCCGGACTTCGCGTTGGCTACAGCGTCTCCCATCCGGAACTGACCCAGTACCTTCGGGTCGCCGCCACACCCTTTGCCGTGTCCCAAATTGCCGAAAAAGCGGCAATTGTTTCCCTGGAGAATTACTCCCAGGTTGTGGAAAGGGTACAAAAGCTCGTGGCCGAGCGGACACGGGTCCTGGCCGGCCTCCGGGAGCTGGGATGGGCGGTTCCCGATGCCCAGGGCAACTTTGTGTGGCTTGCCCTTGGCGCTGAAAGCACAGCCTTTGCGGAGTTCGCGGGCACCCGGGCCCTGTCCGTGCGGGCATTCGCCGGGGAAGGCGTCAGGGTCAGCATCGGGGAACCCGAGGCAAACTCCCGGTTCCTCCAATTGTGTGCCGACTATACAAAGGCGCCAGCAAGTTCCTAG
- a CDS encoding phage holin family protein, whose protein sequence is MGSFILRIVVNAAGLWIANWILPGMDITSTGASAAVARTGISQDPGIIGIVLAYLFIGLIFGLVNAFVRPLVSFLALPITILTLGLFAIVINAAMLYLTAWISSYTSVQLTIDSFFWTAVFAVIIIALVSLVAGLLPGGRR, encoded by the coding sequence ATGGGTTCCTTCATCCTTCGGATCGTGGTTAATGCTGCCGGCCTCTGGATCGCCAACTGGATCCTGCCGGGCATGGACATCACCAGCACCGGGGCGTCCGCTGCGGTGGCCAGAACCGGCATCTCCCAGGACCCCGGAATCATCGGGATTGTCCTCGCCTACCTCTTCATCGGCCTCATCTTCGGCCTGGTGAACGCTTTTGTCCGGCCGCTGGTCAGCTTTCTTGCACTGCCCATCACCATCCTGACGCTTGGCCTGTTCGCCATCGTCATCAATGCCGCCATGCTCTACCTGACGGCATGGATCAGCAGCTATACGTCCGTGCAACTCACCATCGATTCCTTCTTCTGGACCGCGGTGTTCGCCGTGATCATCATCGCCCTGGTCTCGCTGGTGGCAGGGCTGCTGCCCGGCGGACGGCGCTGA
- the purB gene encoding adenylosuccinate lyase, producing the protein MPETAATADTRTPSGRLALAASPEKIALGPLDGRYQSAVAPLVDYLSEAALNRDRVAVEVEWLIHLTSNNVLPGAGPLSAQQQQQLRAIVTEFDAASVAELAEIEAVTVHDVKAVEYYIGRRLPAIGIENLTAMVHFGCTSEDINNLSYALGVKGAVEDVWLPAARALVGQISKMAEDNRAVPMLSRTHGQPATPTTLGKELAVIAHRLTRQLDRIAKTEYLGKINGATGTYAAHVASVPGADWQQVSKSFVEGLGLTWNPLTTQIESHDWQAELYADVARFNRILHNVCTDIWSYISIGYFAQIPVAGATGSSTMPHKVNPIRFENAEANLEISSGLLDVLGSTLVTSRWQRDLTDSSSQRNIGVAFGHSLLAISNVAKGLDRLDVAGDVLAADLDTNWEVLGEAIQMVMRAEAIAGVEGMENPYERLKDLTRGHRVDAARMQEFVQGLGLSPEAEARLLALTPGKYTGIADQLVDHLK; encoded by the coding sequence ATGCCTGAAACTGCCGCCACAGCTGATACCCGCACGCCCTCAGGACGCCTGGCCCTCGCCGCGTCACCGGAAAAAATCGCGCTCGGTCCCCTGGACGGCCGCTACCAGTCCGCCGTCGCACCCCTCGTTGACTACCTGTCCGAGGCCGCGCTGAACCGCGACCGCGTGGCCGTCGAAGTGGAATGGCTCATCCACCTGACCAGCAACAATGTGCTTCCCGGCGCGGGACCCCTGAGCGCGCAACAGCAACAGCAGCTCCGTGCCATCGTCACCGAATTTGATGCCGCGTCCGTGGCAGAGCTGGCCGAGATCGAGGCCGTCACCGTCCACGATGTGAAGGCCGTGGAGTACTACATCGGACGCCGCCTCCCCGCGATCGGCATCGAAAACCTGACCGCCATGGTCCACTTCGGCTGCACGTCCGAGGACATCAACAACCTCTCCTACGCCCTGGGAGTCAAGGGTGCTGTGGAGGACGTGTGGCTGCCGGCCGCACGCGCCCTGGTGGGCCAGATCAGCAAGATGGCCGAAGACAACCGTGCCGTGCCCATGCTGTCCCGTACGCACGGCCAGCCCGCCACGCCCACCACCTTGGGCAAGGAACTGGCCGTCATCGCACACCGCCTGACCCGGCAGCTGGACCGGATCGCCAAGACCGAATACCTGGGCAAGATCAACGGCGCCACCGGCACCTATGCAGCCCATGTGGCCTCGGTTCCCGGCGCCGACTGGCAGCAGGTATCCAAGTCGTTCGTCGAGGGACTTGGCCTCACCTGGAACCCGCTGACCACGCAGATCGAGAGCCACGACTGGCAGGCAGAGCTGTACGCCGACGTTGCGCGCTTCAACCGCATCCTGCACAACGTCTGCACGGACATCTGGAGCTACATCTCCATTGGTTACTTCGCGCAGATCCCGGTGGCCGGCGCAACGGGTTCGTCCACCATGCCGCACAAGGTCAACCCCATCCGCTTCGAAAACGCCGAGGCCAACCTGGAGATCTCCTCCGGCCTGCTGGATGTCCTGGGCTCCACCCTGGTGACCTCCCGCTGGCAGCGCGACCTCACCGACTCCTCCAGCCAGCGCAACATCGGCGTGGCCTTCGGCCACTCCCTGCTGGCTATCTCCAACGTCGCCAAGGGCCTTGACCGGCTGGACGTGGCCGGGGATGTCCTCGCCGCGGACCTCGACACGAACTGGGAGGTCCTGGGCGAGGCAATCCAGATGGTCATGCGCGCCGAGGCGATTGCCGGCGTCGAAGGCATGGAGAACCCGTACGAGCGCCTCAAGGACCTGACCCGCGGCCACCGTGTGGATGCCGCCCGCATGCAGGAGTTTGTACAGGGCCTGGGCCTCTCCCCCGAGGCTGAGGCACGACTCCTGGCCCTCACTCCCGGCAAGTACACCGGCATCGCGGACCAGCTGGTAGACCACCTGAAATAA
- a CDS encoding histidine phosphatase family protein, with protein sequence MKLLLIRHGETPGNVLGQLDTDHPGPGLTELGERQAEAMARALANERIGALYASTLVRTQITAAPLARLHTLDVEVLDGLHEIEAGSLEKLTDHEAHKRYMGTVISWAAGDLDRRMPAGPDGHAFFERFDAAIAQVVERAERQQHGTVAVVSHGAAIRTWAGRRAEGADHEFAARHVLANTGIVALEGDLAAGWTLIHWDGSPVGGLALADPTAGDPTGRDVAAP encoded by the coding sequence ATGAAGTTGCTCCTGATCCGCCATGGCGAAACCCCCGGCAATGTGCTGGGCCAACTGGATACCGACCACCCCGGGCCCGGTCTGACCGAACTGGGCGAACGCCAGGCGGAAGCCATGGCGCGGGCCCTGGCCAACGAACGCATCGGGGCACTCTACGCCTCCACCCTGGTCAGGACGCAGATCACCGCCGCCCCGCTGGCCCGGCTGCACACCCTCGATGTGGAGGTCCTGGACGGGCTGCACGAAATTGAGGCCGGCTCACTGGAGAAGCTGACCGACCACGAAGCCCACAAACGCTATATGGGGACGGTGATCTCCTGGGCCGCCGGTGACCTGGACCGCCGCATGCCTGCCGGCCCGGACGGCCATGCCTTCTTCGAGCGGTTCGACGCTGCCATCGCGCAGGTGGTGGAACGGGCGGAGCGGCAGCAGCACGGCACGGTCGCCGTGGTCAGCCACGGAGCTGCCATCCGCACCTGGGCGGGACGTCGGGCCGAGGGCGCAGACCACGAGTTCGCAGCACGGCATGTCCTGGCCAACACCGGGATCGTTGCCCTGGAGGGTGACTTGGCTGCCGGCTGGACCCTGATCCATTGGGACGGAAGTCCGGTGGGCGGTCTTGCCTTGGCAGACCCAACGGCCGGGGATCCCACCGGCCGGGACGTAGCGGCTCCCTAG
- a CDS encoding serine/threonine-protein kinase: MRLLDTELAAPLPVRAEGVVAGRWQLRERLGRGSAAEVFRAVDPEGGPDVAVKIAAANGRKQHQRIQNEATVLAGLNHPSIVRLLAQGVMSQGGTYAGRPFLVEELALGTNMAETIRLQSPQSGDVARWARGLFEALAHLHTSGLVHRDIKPANLMLSGLRRSPVRIVDFGIAAAAGAAPEPGISSGTVHYMSPEQAAGGAAEPSWDVYAMGLVLLELLTGTKAFPGTAIESLVARTLRSPEIPDSLGDWAVLLRSLTAMDPSERPTAAVAAAMASRLIPSASPSSQGFQRTLHSPKSQWGRRGEAVAGTCPATRPFPLRRHRQQA; the protein is encoded by the coding sequence ATGAGGCTCCTGGACACAGAACTTGCTGCGCCGCTCCCTGTTCGTGCCGAGGGTGTCGTTGCCGGGCGCTGGCAGCTTCGGGAACGCCTGGGCCGCGGGTCCGCTGCCGAAGTTTTCCGGGCCGTAGACCCGGAAGGCGGTCCCGATGTTGCAGTCAAGATCGCCGCTGCCAACGGCCGGAAGCAGCACCAGCGCATCCAGAACGAAGCCACCGTCCTGGCTGGGCTCAACCACCCGTCCATTGTGCGGCTTCTTGCCCAGGGTGTTATGTCCCAGGGTGGTACCTACGCCGGGCGTCCCTTCTTGGTGGAGGAGCTGGCTCTGGGAACAAACATGGCCGAAACCATACGGCTGCAGAGCCCGCAATCAGGTGACGTAGCACGTTGGGCGCGCGGCCTTTTCGAAGCGCTCGCCCACCTTCACACCAGCGGCCTTGTGCACCGTGACATCAAACCGGCAAACCTGATGCTGAGCGGCCTGCGGAGAAGTCCCGTCCGGATCGTTGACTTTGGGATCGCAGCGGCGGCCGGGGCGGCTCCCGAGCCCGGGATTTCCTCCGGAACCGTGCATTACATGAGCCCGGAGCAAGCAGCCGGCGGGGCAGCGGAGCCGTCCTGGGACGTGTATGCCATGGGGCTGGTCCTGCTGGAACTGCTCACCGGCACCAAGGCGTTTCCCGGTACCGCCATCGAATCCCTCGTGGCCCGCACCTTGCGCTCGCCCGAGATCCCGGATTCCTTGGGTGACTGGGCTGTCCTGCTGCGTTCCCTGACGGCGATGGATCCCAGTGAACGCCCGACGGCGGCAGTCGCCGCGGCGATGGCGTCCCGGTTGATTCCGTCGGCATCGCCTTCCAGCCAAGGTTTCCAGCGCACGCTGCACAGCCCAAAGAGTCAGTGGGGCCGGCGCGGCGAGGCAGTTGCGGGGACGTGCCCGGCGACGCGCCCGTTCCCTCTCCGGCGCCACCGGCAGCAGGCCTAG
- a CDS encoding MarR family winged helix-turn-helix transcriptional regulator, which yields MVSTGNEGSGYWYGPDGQLDYSAAVLKSLRDYRAAETEIRRSTRDSMGMGETDILALRYLLRVQASGKQVVPKDLSQFLNITSASTTSLIDRLVASGHVRREPHPSDRRSVVVVPTVESDKEVRETLGAMHRRMMSVAESLTADEARVVVDFLQRMTESLQVQENEELRVH from the coding sequence ATGGTTTCTACGGGCAACGAAGGATCCGGCTACTGGTATGGGCCCGACGGGCAGCTGGACTACAGTGCAGCGGTGTTGAAGTCACTCCGGGACTATCGGGCGGCCGAAACGGAAATCCGGCGCAGCACCAGGGACTCCATGGGCATGGGGGAAACGGACATCCTTGCCCTGCGGTACCTGCTGAGGGTCCAGGCGTCGGGCAAGCAGGTTGTTCCGAAGGATCTCAGCCAGTTCCTCAATATTACTAGCGCCTCCACCACCTCGCTCATCGACAGGCTGGTGGCCAGTGGGCATGTCCGCCGCGAGCCGCATCCCTCCGACCGCCGCTCGGTGGTGGTCGTGCCGACGGTCGAGTCCGACAAAGAGGTGCGCGAAACCCTCGGCGCCATGCATCGGCGGATGATGTCCGTGGCGGAGAGCCTCACTGCGGACGAAGCGCGGGTTGTCGTCGATTTCCTCCAGCGCATGACCGAGTCCCTTCAGGTGCAGGAAAACGAGGAATTACGAGTTCACTAG
- a CDS encoding GNAT family N-acetyltransferase: MQTNPRLNIRQVPWPNPVGADLRRAQQAELDARFGRPDHEPGLPPSGADCAVFLVAYDKGSGQPVGCGGLRLLDASTAEIKRLYVLPYTRGSGVASSILAALEAEAYRQGITRIKAEAGSAQPDGRNFYRNSGFEAIPNFGPYVGVEHSSCYAKTINAHSAAQTAMA; encoded by the coding sequence ATGCAGACCAACCCCCGGCTGAACATCCGTCAGGTCCCCTGGCCCAACCCCGTAGGTGCGGACCTGCGCCGTGCCCAGCAGGCCGAACTGGATGCCCGCTTTGGCCGCCCTGACCACGAACCCGGCCTGCCGCCGTCGGGCGCCGACTGCGCAGTGTTCCTCGTGGCGTATGACAAAGGTTCAGGTCAACCCGTCGGCTGCGGCGGTTTGCGGCTCCTGGATGCATCTACGGCCGAAATCAAGCGCCTTTATGTACTGCCGTACACCCGCGGTTCCGGGGTTGCCAGCTCAATCCTGGCCGCACTTGAGGCGGAGGCTTACAGGCAAGGCATCACGCGGATCAAGGCGGAGGCTGGCTCCGCCCAGCCGGACGGCCGCAACTTCTACCGGAACTCCGGCTTCGAGGCGATCCCGAACTTCGGACCCTACGTCGGAGTCGAACACTCTTCCTGCTACGCCAAAACCATCAACGCCCACAGCGCCGCCCAGACCGCCATGGCCTAG
- a CDS encoding extracellular solute-binding protein: protein MRKMQTLVAAAVAATLLAGCGGASTQPASTGEASGTQAGASGDTLVIYTNSNGEGRGDWLAAKAAEAGFKIEIVGAGGADATNKLIAEKNNPIADVAFGLNNMYFSQIKNEGALESYQPTWAGDVDKGLGDGETYWPLVKQAILLGYNSDKIAKDAAPKDWTDLWTKDEFKSRYERVTGMGTATAQLVFAGILSRYRDDSGDLGISDDGWKQVEQYFKNGSPAVAKTDLFARIASGEVDMGQMPSSIIADREKSFKVNVDTVIPSVGVPLAVEQIALVKGTKKKEQAQKFIDWFGSAEVQGEFAQKFNAMPVNKGAQAKANPEVVNFFAGLKQQDIDWGFVQKNMGAWVEKIELEYMT from the coding sequence GTGCGTAAAATGCAGACTTTGGTTGCCGCCGCCGTCGCCGCCACCCTTCTCGCCGGATGCGGTGGTGCTTCCACCCAGCCGGCATCAACCGGTGAAGCTTCCGGAACGCAGGCAGGTGCGTCCGGTGACACCCTGGTCATCTACACCAACTCCAACGGCGAAGGCCGGGGGGACTGGCTGGCCGCCAAGGCTGCCGAGGCCGGGTTCAAGATCGAGATCGTGGGGGCCGGGGGCGCCGATGCCACCAACAAGCTCATTGCCGAAAAGAACAATCCCATCGCGGACGTCGCCTTCGGCCTAAACAACATGTACTTCTCGCAGATCAAGAACGAAGGCGCGCTGGAGAGCTACCAGCCCACATGGGCCGGTGACGTGGACAAGGGCCTGGGTGACGGTGAGACGTATTGGCCCCTGGTGAAGCAGGCCATCCTCCTTGGCTACAACTCGGACAAGATCGCCAAGGACGCCGCACCCAAGGACTGGACGGATCTCTGGACCAAGGACGAATTCAAGAGCCGTTATGAACGGGTCACCGGCATGGGCACGGCCACCGCGCAACTGGTCTTCGCCGGCATTCTCTCCCGGTACCGGGACGACTCCGGCGATCTGGGGATTTCCGACGACGGGTGGAAGCAGGTTGAGCAGTACTTCAAGAACGGCAGCCCCGCCGTCGCCAAGACCGACCTCTTTGCCCGCATAGCTTCGGGCGAGGTGGACATGGGCCAGATGCCGTCCTCGATCATCGCCGACCGTGAAAAGTCCTTCAAAGTGAACGTGGACACGGTCATCCCTTCCGTGGGTGTTCCGCTTGCCGTGGAGCAGATAGCTCTGGTGAAGGGGACCAAGAAGAAGGAGCAGGCGCAGAAATTCATTGACTGGTTCGGGAGCGCTGAGGTCCAGGGCGAGTTCGCGCAGAAGTTCAACGCCATGCCGGTCAATAAGGGCGCCCAAGCAAAGGCCAACCCTGAGGTTGTGAACTTCTTTGCAGGCCTCAAACAGCAGGACATCGACTGGGGCTTCGTCCAGAAAAACATGGGCGCCTGGGTGGAGAAGATCGAACTTGAGTACATGACGTAA
- a CDS encoding ABC transporter ATP-binding protein, with protein MIRLENIEVTFGDFTAIPHLDLHVRPGEFFTLLGPSGCGKTTALRTLAGFIQPARGTVRVDGKDVTRLPSDKRQVGMVFQNYALFPSMSVWENIAFGLRVRKEKSADSDRLVRDIARRVELSDEQLTKNVSELSGGQQQRVAVARALVLRPKILLLDEPLSNLDAKLRHQLRQQLKDLQSEFGITTVYVTHDQDEALAMSDRVAVFNKGVVEQVGTPQEIYDHAATEFVCNFIGDSSTLTPEFVAEVNRHSGAALSTDARSYLRVEKASLDRPGDGGSAVGLPATVVSRTYHGLHSRYVVRSHGADIRLLVREDGGAHPDAGTSTTIYLRPEHILQYQPDTGVSLEQDQAVALP; from the coding sequence ATGATCCGCTTGGAAAACATCGAAGTTACCTTTGGCGATTTCACCGCCATTCCGCACCTGGACCTGCATGTCCGCCCCGGCGAGTTCTTCACCCTCCTGGGGCCCTCCGGTTGCGGAAAGACGACGGCGCTGCGCACCCTGGCCGGCTTCATCCAGCCGGCCAGGGGTACCGTCCGGGTGGACGGGAAGGACGTGACCCGCCTCCCAAGCGACAAGCGGCAGGTAGGCATGGTGTTCCAGAACTATGCCCTGTTCCCCAGCATGAGCGTGTGGGAGAACATCGCCTTCGGGCTCCGGGTGCGGAAGGAAAAATCGGCGGACAGTGACCGCCTTGTCCGGGATATTGCAAGGCGGGTGGAGCTCAGCGACGAGCAGCTCACGAAAAATGTATCCGAACTTTCCGGAGGCCAGCAGCAGCGGGTGGCCGTTGCGCGTGCCCTGGTGCTGCGACCAAAGATCCTGCTGCTGGACGAGCCTTTGTCCAACCTGGACGCCAAACTCCGCCACCAGTTGCGCCAGCAGCTCAAGGACCTGCAGAGCGAGTTCGGAATCACCACTGTCTACGTCACCCATGACCAGGACGAGGCGCTGGCCATGAGTGACCGCGTCGCCGTGTTCAATAAGGGCGTCGTGGAGCAGGTCGGCACCCCTCAGGAAATCTACGACCATGCCGCCACCGAGTTCGTCTGCAACTTCATCGGCGACAGCTCCACGCTGACGCCGGAATTTGTCGCAGAAGTGAACCGGCACTCGGGAGCCGCCCTTAGCACGGACGCCAGGTCGTACCTGCGCGTGGAAAAAGCCTCACTGGACCGGCCTGGGGACGGAGGGAGCGCCGTCGGACTTCCCGCCACCGTGGTCTCACGCACCTACCACGGCCTGCACAGCCGCTATGTGGTCCGCAGCCACGGCGCGGACATACGCCTCCTGGTCCGGGAAGACGGCGGCGCCCACCCCGACGCCGGTACCAGTACAACCATTTACCTCCGGCCGGAGCACATCCTCCAGTACCAACCAGACACTGGTGTTTCGCTGGAACAGGACCAGGCGGTTGCCCTGCCATGA
- a CDS encoding ABC transporter permease, producing the protein MSGSTSVRGMVRSPFVLVVGVVLTWFIAAFLVWPNVNILMATFFPDGSFSGRAAEKLLSSQRAMKALGNSFLLAVALSITVNAVGVFIVLVTHYFRIRGSRILFLGYASTFIYGGIVLAAGYKFIYGDKGIVTSLVVRLIPGMDPNWFSGFFAVLVVMTFATTTNHMLFVANALKGIDYQTIEAARNLGASMWTILRRIVLPMLKPTLFAVTILSFLTGLGALSAPQVLGGRDFQTITPMILTFTNSPTSRDLAALLAVILGLATMLMLAVMSRLEKGGTYFSVSKVSSELQKQEITNRAANLAVHGVAYLLFAVYTLPVALIVLYSFADGAAIQTGQLSLANLTLDNYGRVLTQQSGIRPFIVSVVYSALAAVIAVGGLLFVARLLQKYKNWLASTFEYLLHIPWILPSALLALGLIVSYDHPSPLVGGTVLTGTTVILLIAFVTVKIPFTLRMLKASFASVNSSLEEAAAIMGAKTLYVFRRILLPLVLPAAAAITALNFNSLLDDYDTAIFLAHPLVQPLGLVIKANTDGAEGTEGIANTFVYTVLLMVITGVTMYLVYGRAGRRRTRKPLPTLPSASQAPGPGAPGTQAPGEDDATRPAAAVR; encoded by the coding sequence ATGAGCGGCAGCACCTCAGTCCGCGGCATGGTTCGTTCCCCCTTCGTCCTGGTGGTTGGGGTAGTCCTCACGTGGTTTATTGCCGCGTTCCTGGTGTGGCCCAACGTCAACATCCTGATGGCCACGTTCTTTCCTGACGGCAGTTTTTCGGGCCGCGCGGCGGAAAAACTGCTTTCCTCCCAGCGGGCAATGAAGGCACTGGGCAACAGCTTTCTCCTGGCCGTAGCTCTGTCTATCACCGTCAACGCGGTGGGGGTCTTCATCGTCCTGGTCACGCATTACTTCCGGATCCGCGGCTCAAGGATCCTTTTCCTGGGGTATGCCTCCACCTTCATCTACGGCGGCATAGTGCTGGCGGCGGGTTACAAGTTCATTTATGGGGACAAGGGCATCGTCACCTCGCTGGTGGTCAGGCTGATCCCCGGGATGGACCCGAACTGGTTCTCCGGGTTCTTCGCCGTCCTGGTGGTCATGACCTTTGCAACCACCACCAACCACATGCTGTTCGTGGCCAACGCGCTCAAGGGCATCGACTACCAGACCATCGAGGCGGCGCGGAATCTTGGCGCCTCGATGTGGACCATCCTGCGGCGCATCGTCCTGCCGATGCTCAAACCCACGCTGTTCGCCGTCACCATCCTGTCGTTCCTCACGGGACTGGGCGCGTTGAGCGCTCCACAGGTACTGGGCGGGCGTGACTTCCAGACCATAACGCCGATGATCCTGACATTTACCAACAGCCCCACCTCGCGCGACCTGGCGGCGCTGCTGGCCGTGATCCTGGGTCTGGCCACCATGCTGATGCTCGCCGTGATGTCCCGCCTCGAAAAGGGCGGCACCTACTTTTCCGTGTCGAAGGTGTCTTCCGAGCTCCAGAAGCAGGAGATCACCAATCGCGCAGCCAACCTGGCCGTGCACGGCGTGGCCTATCTCCTCTTTGCCGTCTACACGCTCCCGGTCGCGCTGATCGTGCTGTACTCGTTTGCCGACGGCGCCGCCATCCAGACGGGACAACTCTCGCTGGCCAACCTGACACTGGACAACTACGGCCGCGTCCTTACCCAGCAGTCGGGCATCCGTCCGTTCATCGTCAGCGTGGTGTACAGCGCCCTGGCGGCGGTCATCGCCGTCGGTGGACTCCTTTTCGTGGCCCGGCTGCTGCAAAAATACAAAAACTGGCTGGCGTCAACCTTCGAATATCTGCTGCACATCCCGTGGATCCTTCCCTCCGCCCTTCTGGCCCTGGGCCTGATTGTCAGTTACGACCATCCCAGTCCGCTGGTGGGAGGTACGGTCCTGACCGGAACGACGGTGATTCTGCTCATCGCCTTCGTCACGGTGAAGATCCCGTTCACCCTCCGGATGCTCAAGGCATCCTTTGCCTCCGTGAACTCCTCGCTGGAGGAGGCCGCAGCCATCATGGGCGCCAAGACCCTGTACGTTTTCAGGCGGATCCTCCTGCCGCTGGTGCTCCCGGCAGCGGCAGCCATCACAGCCTTGAACTTCAACAGCCTGCTCGACGACTACGACACCGCCATCTTCCTGGCCCACCCGCTGGTGCAGCCATTGGGCCTGGTCATCAAGGCCAATACCGACGGCGCCGAGGGCACCGAGGGAATCGCCAACACCTTCGTTTACACGGTGCTCCTCATGGTCATCACGGGCGTGACCATGTACCTGGTGTACGGCAGGGCCGGGCGGCGCAGGACCAGAAAACCCCTGCCAACGCTGCCTTCCGCATCGCAAGCCCCTGGCCCGGGAGCCCCGGGCACCCAAGCGCCGGGTGAAGATGACGCTACGCGTCCGGCCGCTGCCGTTCGCTGA